CGGGCCCCGGTGGAGAAGGCGTCGCGCTCGTACATGAACGTCGTGTTCCGGCTGCCGGACGAAAAGCTGGAAGAGGCCTTCGTGGCCGAAGGCGCCAGGGCCGGCATGGTGGGCCTGAAGGGCCACCGCATCACGGGAGGCATCCGCGTTTCTTTGTACAACGCGGTGACCGTGGACCACGTGAAGACGCTGGTCTCCTTCATGGACGACTTCGCGAAGCGCAACGGGTAGTTCCCAGCTCAAATAGACAGTTGCCAAATTGTTAGGCTTAACACAACTCGGGCAGATGAATCGGGCGCGACAGTAGCCCAGTGACGGAGGAACGCGGTGAGTTGGTCGGTCTATCTTCGGATTGGTTCGCTGCTGGAGGTCTGGCATGAAGAGATGCCTTCTTCGGTCGCGCTTCTGTTTGGCCCCGAGGACTTCGTGACCGAAGGAGTGCCCGAGTTGGAGAGTGATGCCCCGTCTCCTTCGTCGGCTTTTCGCTCCACAGTCGGCCGCTGCAAGCGTCGGCTGTCGGCACTTGGCTATGACTGGAGCTTGTTCCTGGCCTCCTACCGGGAGGGGGTGAGTGGCCGTGTCACACTCGCCATGGCCATGGGCTGCCTGGCTGTCATAGACATGGACGCAGCCGAACGACTTCCCGCGCTCTTCGAAGCGACTTCACCTGAAGAGGACCTTGCCGCGCTGGGACGCGTGTGCATGTGGCAGGCCAGGGAGGACTCTCATCGAGAAGAAGGAGCCATTCTCCAGGAACTGCCTGGGGGCGGTGAAGAACGTGGTTACCAGCAGCACTTCGACATGGTGTTGCAATGGGCCCGCGACAGGCCGGAGGCGTACGATGTGCTTTTTGCTGCCCGCGCTGTCGAGTTCATCATCTGGCTGCGTAGGCAGTCTCCGGATTTTGGCTGGCTGTTCTTTGTGAGGGCGATCCTGGAGGCATTTCAGGATGATGAATTTATTGAATTCGATATCGCTGGACGCATTCGGCAGTTCATTGAGGATGGACGCGAGGTCGAACCGAACGATTTTGCATCAGCGTACGTGCAGGGCTCAATCGAGGCGCTCGCAGATGATGCACGCCTGATCGGCCGCCTGTACGCGGTTCTTGCGGACCTTGAGAAGAAGGTCGGTCGGAATTACTGGGGGGCCCGAGCTGCGGGGCTGTTGGAGCGCTTGCTCATGGGGGAGGGAACAGCGCAGGTGCGGGGACGTCTGCTGGAGGATCTATTGGAGTCCCTGGTACGGATGGACCCGCAGTTGCCGGTGGTTGAGAAGAACCTGTTGAATGAGACAGAAGAAATTGACCTCGTCCTCCAGAACCAGCTTCAAAGCCCATTCTGGGCTGCCATGCAGAGCCCGCTATTGTTTATCGAGTGCAAAAACTGGAAGACCGTCGTGGGCGCTCCCGAGGCCCGTATCTTCGAGAGCAAGATCCGTGAGCGAGGCAATTTGTGCAGGGTCGGCATCTTTGTGTCGATGGCGGGTTTTTCCGACCCATGTCTCCAGATTCTCCGCCGTGTCCAGAGTCAGGGGTTGATCATCTTTGCAGTGACCGGACAGGACTTGAGGCAGATGGTTGGGGAGCGTGTCTCCTTGACTGAATGGCTGGCCTCAAGGGGAATGAGGCAAATCGTTTAGTTTTGCTCGATTCAGGAGGGACGGAGACCTTGTCGAGAACACAGCAAAAGCAAGATGTTGATATCTGGCAGCGCTTTGGAGAGGCCGTCAGAGTGATTGCAGATGCGTATGATGTCTTGGGTCAAGAGCAGTATGTTAACGCTATTGCGACGAGCTTGAAGGCGACTCCCCAGAGTCTGAATCTTGCGGACGTTCCAGCTCTTTACGAACTGATCGGTTCTGTGGATGAAAGACTCGTCGGTCTATACTTATTCGAGGCTTGCTTTTCCGGTTACAGAACTCAGCAGGGAAAGCCTCTGGCTCAAACGTTCATCGAGTCGTGGGAGCGCAGCAAGAAGGAACATGAGCCGGCATCGCCCGGAGTGAATAGGGGTAGATTAGAGAAGCATCTGAACCGCGACCCAAGCGGGTGGCATGCGCTCTATCTCGGTAAAGGAAATAACCTCCGTGGTCGAATCTCGGATCACCTCTTTGGTAATAAATATAAAGGATGGTCCTGTCTCCGACTTGGGGAGCGATTCAAGGTCTTTGAAGGCGTTTCCTTGCGCCTGTCTTGGTGTGCGATACCCATGGGCGCTGATCACTACGATCTAGTCATTCCGTATTTCGAGAAGCGATTTCATGAGTTGTGGGAACCAATAATGGGAAATAGCCGGTGAGATATGTAGTGTCTCTTCTGATAATGTCGAACGGTACCCGGTAAGCAGGACACACTGGTGACGGAGTCGCATTGGGGCGAATCGGGCGCGCCTTTCCGAGTCCGAGAGGCAGGCTGCTGGGTGTGGGCCCTAACTGGTACAAACCCAGTACCAAGATTCGTAATTTACGCGCGGCAGCCAGGGCGGTCGCCGCCGCGTAAGTGCGGTAGGGCGCGGGAATCGAACTCGCCAGGGGCTGCTCTCGCAGCCCCTCACCGGTTTTGAAGGCGAGTACGATTCCATACGCCATCAGAGGGAAAGTGCCCCCATTCAGGACTCGGAAGGCACGTGCTAACGACTGATGACCGAAAGGGAGCGCTAATAGCGGGCGCCCTCATCGTCCCAACTGGCAGCCCGTCTCCGGGTCCACTCCGAGCCTCCCTCTAAAGCAAAGAAAGTACAGGCACGGGTATGTTTTCGGGCACGCCTGTTCCAAGTTGGCCGTAAGTGTTGTGTCCCCAGCCTACCAGGTATCCGTCAGACCTCAGCGCCAGTGAATGCCCAAATCCTATTGAATACCCAAATGTGCCGACGGCTTCTGTGACCCCGGTCAATGTCGTGACCTTGCTGGGGGTTGGGTTGGTGTTGTCCTGATTGCGTCCCAATTGCCCGTAGTTGTTGGCGCCCCAATCCCAAAGCGTTCCATCGGCAAGCACCGCCAATGAGTGATGTTTGGCCGCCGATACGGCTACTGCTGATCCAATCCCTTGCACCTGCGTGGGGACAAGTCTGGGAATTCCCGTCCCGTCTCCCAGTTGGCTGGTGTTGTTGATTCCCCAAGCCCAGAGCGTGCCATCATATCGTACCGCCAACGAGTGAGCTGCGCCGGCAGCAACAGCAACTATCCCACTTAATACTTGCACTTGGACAGGAGTTGCTCTGTTGATGGTCGTTCCATCTCCCAATTGACCGCTGCTGTTGTCCCCCCAAGCCCATACTGTCCCATTTGAGCGCACGGCCAACATGTGCCCATTGCCAGTTGCTATGGCCACAATTCCGCTTAACCCTTGAACCCGGGTCGGAACGTGTCGGTTGACCGTAGTGCCATCTCCCAATTGCCCATAGGAGTTTTCCCCCCATGCCCACAAAGTGCGGTCGTAACGCAAAGCCACAGAGTAGTCAGATCCCGCAGCCACGCTCGCGATTCCACTTATTCCTGGCACTTGCATGGGTATGGTTCGGCTTGATCCAGTACCGTCCCCCAGTTGCCCTACAGTATTGGAGCCCCATGCCCACAGCGAGCCATCGTCTCGCACTGCAAGCGAGTGACGCCTACCTGCGGCAACGCTAACAACGTTCCCCAATACCTCTGCCGGCGCCCAGCGATTTTTTGTCGTTCCGTCTCCCAGTTGCCCCTCGTTGTTTGCTCCCCATGCCCACAGCCCTCCATCAGATCGTACTGCCAACGAATGGTCGTTGGTCGCTGCCATCGTGACTACTTCATTCAGTATCGTCCTTGGAGAGAAGTAGACGCTCCGGCTTTCATCGCCCCTCTGTCCGTTGACATTCCCGCCCCAGGCCCAGATTGAGTTGTTGGCGCGCATGGCGAGTGCGTGGGTCCGGCCCGCCGCCACTGCGACGACACCACTCAGCCCTGATGTTTGAACTGGCACACTGCGTGCGATGGTAGTGCCATCGCCCAATTGGCCATACGTGTTGATTCCCCAGGTCCACACTGTGCCATCGTACCGCACTGCCATCGAGTAGTCGGGGCCGCCTTCCACGCTTACTATCCCACTCAACTCTGTTACCTGAACGGGACTGGACCGACTAAGAGAACTGCCGTCTCCCAGTTGACCAGAGTAATTGCTTCCCCAAGCCCAGACGTTTCCGTCGTAGCGGAGTGCCAAAGAGTGAGACGTCCCCGATGCCACTGCGACGATCCCGCTTAATCCTTGGATTGGCACAGGAACTCTGCGGGTGACGGTAGTTCCATCTCCCAACTGGCCATCGTAGTTTTCCCCCCAGGCCCATACCGTGCCGTCGGAAAGTACCGCCAGTGAGTGATTGGCACCTGCTGCTACTGCTACCACTTCCTGTAGCCCAGCCACCATCTGAGGCGTTCTGCGAGCAATCGACGTACCGTCCCCTAGCTGCCCATGGTCGTTTGCTCCCCAAGCC
This DNA window, taken from Corallococcus coralloides DSM 2259, encodes the following:
- a CDS encoding HEPN/Toprim-associated domain-containing protein; protein product: MSWSVYLRIGSLLEVWHEEMPSSVALLFGPEDFVTEGVPELESDAPSPSSAFRSTVGRCKRRLSALGYDWSLFLASYREGVSGRVTLAMAMGCLAVIDMDAAERLPALFEATSPEEDLAALGRVCMWQAREDSHREEGAILQELPGGGEERGYQQHFDMVLQWARDRPEAYDVLFAARAVEFIIWLRRQSPDFGWLFFVRAILEAFQDDEFIEFDIAGRIRQFIEDGREVEPNDFASAYVQGSIEALADDARLIGRLYAVLADLEKKVGRNYWGARAAGLLERLLMGEGTAQVRGRLLEDLLESLVRMDPQLPVVEKNLLNETEEIDLVLQNQLQSPFWAAMQSPLLFIECKNWKTVVGAPEARIFESKIRERGNLCRVGIFVSMAGFSDPCLQILRRVQSQGLIIFAVTGQDLRQMVGERVSLTEWLASRGMRQIV